The proteins below are encoded in one region of Sulfolobus islandicus Y.N.15.51:
- the pyrC gene encoding dihydroorotase produces MILWIKGKAYLNKEIKEVCINFDRRIKEIKSICKPDIDLPQGTLILPGAIDLHTHIRGLKLSYKEDVVSGTSEASYGGVTLIGDMPNTIPFVNTVETITTKLKEFEYYSRVDYFVYSGVTKDLEKVDKLPIAGYKIFPEDLEKEETFEVLKSRKLKILHPEVPLALKSNRKLRLNIWYEIGALYYVKDYQNVHITHATNIRTVRFAKELGFTVDITPHHLLVNGEKDCLTKANPPIRDINERLWLLQAISEVDTIVSDHAPHASFEKLQPYEVCPPGIAAVSFTVPFILTLVSKGIISIDRAVELISTNPARILNIPYGEIKENNYANFTIIQFNDWRYSTKYSKVIETPLDGFPLKASVYMTIVQGKASNLEGEVFPVKGINPFGEDK; encoded by the coding sequence ATTTTGATAGACGAATAAAGGAAATCAAATCGATTTGTAAACCAGATATTGATTTACCACAAGGTACATTAATACTACCTGGGGCAATAGATCTTCATACTCACATAAGAGGATTAAAATTGTCATATAAAGAAGATGTAGTATCAGGGACTAGTGAAGCTTCTTACGGTGGGGTTACATTAATAGGAGATATGCCAAATACTATACCATTTGTAAACACGGTGGAGACGATAACTACTAAGTTAAAAGAGTTTGAATATTACTCTAGAGTTGATTACTTCGTTTATTCTGGCGTTACTAAGGATCTTGAGAAAGTTGATAAATTGCCTATAGCTGGTTACAAGATATTTCCCGAAGATCTAGAGAAGGAAGAGACATTTGAGGTTTTAAAGTCTAGAAAACTGAAAATTCTTCACCCGGAAGTTCCGTTAGCATTAAAGAGTAATAGAAAACTAAGGTTGAACATATGGTACGAGATAGGAGCATTATATTATGTAAAGGACTATCAAAATGTTCATATAACTCATGCGACTAATATACGTACTGTAAGATTTGCTAAAGAGTTAGGTTTTACTGTAGATATAACACCTCATCATCTATTAGTTAATGGTGAGAAGGATTGCTTAACCAAGGCTAATCCACCAATAAGAGATATAAATGAAAGGCTTTGGTTATTACAAGCTATAAGTGAAGTAGATACAATTGTAAGTGATCACGCTCCTCATGCAAGTTTCGAAAAACTGCAACCTTACGAGGTATGTCCACCCGGTATAGCTGCTGTCTCGTTTACAGTTCCTTTTATCTTAACGTTAGTCAGTAAAGGTATAATTAGTATTGACAGAGCGGTAGAACTCATTTCTACAAATCCAGCTAGAATATTGAATATTCCTTATGGTGAGATTAAAGAAAACAATTATGCAAATTTTACCATAATACAATTTAACGATTGGAGATATTCGACTAAATACTCTAAGGTTATTGAAACTCCTCTAGACGGATTTCCGCTAAAGGCTTCAGTTTACATGACTATCGTTCAAGGAAAGGCGAGTAATTTAGAGGGAGAGGTATTTCCAGTGAAGGGAATAAATCCATTTGGTGAAGATAAATGA